A single Rhopalosiphum padi isolate XX-2018 chromosome 4, ASM2088224v1, whole genome shotgun sequence DNA region contains:
- the LOC132928246 gene encoding LOW QUALITY PROTEIN: ichor-like (The sequence of the model RefSeq protein was modified relative to this genomic sequence to represent the inferred CDS: inserted 2 bases in 1 codon): MRLSNGSEATTDSMVEMLQFNEHFLDEDGTKFMLNPAELEDLLGRDQYAADGSPIAVSVQQQQQQQQHLHGGHHHHGHHHQQPNGVDQPNTKPTANFADLKPLMPFHTITERVNINGIPGHHYQSIASNNRVAENNNNTATANNNMYYQNEYLVTSSTNAGLTKFKEEDTFVDNQFDEFEMLMGSPSFGPDTTVTASGDHPAVDGPDEWLSVGDDWTSYEHPNGSPQDNKAGILSDVTIHDLVASSQFPGMTNGGAGGGGGAGGYHQQPPSSMQKPLYQQQQQQQQQQQQQQQQQQQQPRELVTSNVPPPAPRPAAAAFMPLLQSRLQNGPANKAPLQDAGSYHMDCASSPSSSTPSYLAHSPTSHVVSTTDLGGYMPSAAAAAAAAAAAAAAASVHSSRPSPEFAHTTTPGQGSHMTAKKSRNRSGKAKGSGGGGGGGXGGGGVTARSTVVYCSDGNVARERTVHNCHICNRGFLNKSNIKVHLRTHTGEKPFRCEVCQKAFRQKAHLIKHAQIHKRSGRD; encoded by the exons ATGCGGCTATCCAACGGCAGCGAAGCAACCACCGACTCCATGGTTGAAATGTTGCAGTTCAACGAGCACTTCCTCGACGAGGACGGCACCAAATTCATGTTGAATCCCGCCGAGCTAGAAGACCTGCTGGGACGCGATCAGTACGCCGCCGACGGTTCACCGATCGCCGTGTCAgtgcaacaacaacagcagcagcaacaacaccTCCACGGCGGTCACCACCACCACGGCCATCACCACCAACAGCCGAACGGCGTCGATCAGCCCAACACCAAGCCCACCGCGAATTTCGCCGACCTCAAACCGCTGATGCCGTTCCACACGATCACGGAGCGCGTGAACATCAACGGCATACCCGGCCACCACTACCAGTCGATCGCGTCCAACAACCGGGTGGCCGAGAACAACAACAACACGGCCACGGCCAACAACAACATGTACTACCAAAACGAATACCTGGTAACGTCGTCCACCAACGCGGGACTGACCAAGTTCAAGGAGGAAGACACGTTCGTCGACAATCAGTTCGACGAGTTCGAGATGCTGATGGGCAGCCCGTCGTTCGGGCCGGACACTACGGTGACGGCCAGCGGCGACCACCCGGCCGTGGACGGTCCCGACGAGTGGCTGAGCGTGGGCGACGACTGGACGTCGTACGAACACCCGAACGGTTCGCCGCAGGACAACAAGGCCGGCATACTGTCCGACGTCACCATACACGACCTGGTGGCCAGTTCCCAGTTCCCGGGCATGACGAACGGAGGTGCCGGCGGAGGTGGCGGCGCGGGAGGTTATCACCAGCAGCCGCCGTCGTCCATGCAGAAACCGCTGTaccagcagcagcaacagcaacagcaacagcagcagcagcaacagcagcagcaacagcagcagcccCGCGAGCTGGTGACGTCCAACGTGCCGCCGCCCGCGCCCCGCCCGGCCGCCGCGGCGTTCATGCCGCTGCTCCAGAGCCGACTGCAGAACGGGCCGGCCAACAAAGCGCCGCTCCAAGACGCCGGCAGCTATCACATGGACTGcgcgtcgtcgccgtcgtcgtccaCCCCGTCGTACCTGGCGCACAGCCCGACCAGTCACGTGGTCAGCACCACGGACCTGGGCGGTTACATGCCGTCCGCCGCGGCCGCTGCCGCCGCTGctgcagccgccgccgccgcagcgtCCGTCCACAGTTCGCGGCCGTCGCCCGAATTCGCGCACACCACCACGCCCGGCCAGGGATCGCACATGACCGCGAAAAAGTCGCGGAACAGGAGCGGCAAGGCGAAGGGTAGCGGAGggggcggtggcggcgg gggggGTGGCGGAGTCACCGCCCGGAGCACAGTGGTCTACTGTTCGGACGGCAACGTGGCCAGGGAACGGACCGTGCACAACTGTCACATATGCAACCGCGGGTTCCTGAACAAGAGCAACATCAAGGTTCACCTGCGCACGCACACGGGCGAAAAACCGTTCCGGTGCGAGGTGTGCCAGAAAGCGTTCCGGCAGAAAGCCCATCTCATCAAGCACGCGCAGATCCACAAACGCAGCGGCCGGGACTGA
- the LOC132930769 gene encoding small ribosomal subunit protein uS14m-like: MAFIINAFQRCKAIAKLQTPVNEACFGELPCIQQIRNKWPDFRMKKDARKRNTLKEYGVYKLRYNALRKNNIIPLEIQEIADKEIYNCPRDASITRIVQRCQVTSRPRGNVKRWRLSRIVFRHLADYNKLAGVQRAMW, encoded by the exons ATGGCATTTATCATTAATGCTTTTCAAAGATGTAAAGCTATCGCTAAATTACAAACGCCAGTGAATGAAGCATGT tttGGTGAACTTCCTTGTATTCAACAAATTCGAAATAAATGGCCAGACTTTAGAATGAAAAAAGATGCACGGAAAAGAAACACTCTTAAAGAATATGGCGTGTACAAGCTGCGCTATAATGCACttcgtaaaaacaatattattcctTTAGAAATTcaa gaAATCGCCGACAAAGAAATCTACAATTGTCCAAGAGATGCTAGTATAACTAGAATTGTACAGCGTTGTCAGGTAACTTCTCGTCCTCGGGGTAATGTCAAACGATGGCGTTTAAGTAGAATAGTGTTCAGACATCTTGctgattataacaaattagcTGGTGTTCAAAGGGCAATGtg gTAA